One stretch of Leishmania infantum JPCM5 genome chromosome 24 DNA includes these proteins:
- a CDS encoding putative DNAJ domain protein — protein MLLRTRVLCYTVHTPRGINFDLSADDAIRRIQDKYGRRWLGAQLDYLRLETPSKEFLPFYLCSGRIHASFVGNVSYSVNTTSGDDKSARSSTRYVSTSLQTLDSVFEENKTQIYAGYKYNVAHVHHALRGDQLSYSLRKMYEVDTTGAIINLFEQSTGTMLKFVEMEVRQQAEETARSLVRSFHPSADSVTVEFKEFAFHLDDVTPTFVPCFVVKAEYDAERYTLYVSGLNGHVGGPYLLNSVYIARTTALATLAAALLLVPNKVAGFFFGSVACVATYYAAFFAARWYPVMRRNWNRQKRERLRRENLGLDQAGYRPNTSSQRIQQEYRSSTYWDTHAYQQRRHTGSHGPRSASSSSSSPYSSFSAHSVADPLGYYRALGLHGDESVNEIRSAYRRIVLKQHPDVGGSSEEMVKANEAYRVLRDPKRRAACDQS, from the coding sequence ATGTTGCTACGAACGCGCGTTTTGTGCTACACAGTGCACACCCCACGCGGTATCAACTTCGACCTCTCCGCCGACGATGCGATCCGTCGCATCCAGGACAAGTATGGGCGCCGTTGGctcggcgcgcagctcgaCTACCTCCGTCTGGAGACGCCATCGAAGGAGTTCTTGCCTTTTTAcctctgcagcggccgcatcCACGCCTCCTTCGTCGGCAATGTGAGCTACAGCGTCAACACGACCTCCGGCGATGACAAGAGTGCACGCTCCTCCACCCGCTACGTCAGCACGTCCTTGCAGACCCTCGACAGCGTCTTCGAGGAGAACAAAACGCAAATCTACGCCGGCTACAAGTACAACGTCGCCCACGTCCatcacgcgctgcgcggcgatCAGCTGAGCTACTCGCTGCGCAAGATGTACGAGGTGGACACTACCGGAGCCATCATCAACCTTTTCGAGCAGTCGACCGGGACGATGCTGAAGTTTGTCGAAAtggaggtgcggcagcaggcggaggagacCGCTCGCTCCCTCGTCCGGTCCTTCCACCCCTCCGCCGACTCCGTCACGGTGGAGTTTAAGGAGTTCGCGTTCCACCTTGACGATGTCACCCCCACGTTTGTGCCATGCTTCGTCGTCAAGGCAGAATACGACGCGGAGCGCTACACGCTCTACGTGTCGGGCCTCAACGGCCATGTCGGCGGTCCGTATCTGCTCAACTCGGTGTACATAGCCCGCACCACTGCCCTCGCCACCctggccgccgcgctgctccttGTGCCGAACAAGGTGGCGGGCTTCTTCTTCGGCTCCGTGGCGTGTGTGGCCACCTACTACGCGGCCTTCTTCGCGGCTCGCTGGTACCCGGTGATGCGGCGCAACTGGAACCGCCAGAAACGGGAGCGGCTACGCCGTGAGAACCTTGGGCTCGATCAAGCCGGTTACCGTCCCAACACCTCTTCCCAACGCATTCAGCAGGAGTACCGCTCCTCCACCTACTGGGACACCCACGCCTatcagcagcgacgccacaCTGGCTCGCATGGGCCGCGATctgcttcctcctcgtcgtcctccccCTACTCGAGCTTCTCGGCGCATTCAGTAGCAGACCCGCTCGGGTACTACCGCGCGTTGGGGCTCCACGGTGACGAGTCAGTCAACGAAATCCGCAGCGCGTATCGGCGAATCGTGCTGAAGCAGCACCCCGACGTTGGCGGCTCAAGTGAGGAGATGGTAAAAGCGAACGAAGCCTATCGCGTCCTTCGAGATCCAAAGCGGCGAGCAGCGTGCGACCAGAGCTAA
- a CDS encoding hypothetical predicted multipass transmembrane protein has product MRDAVASFFQRGWKATKEELLNTVDNIRSTKLNIAFFFAVLCVLFVIVGNVILLIAINFWIVQFPTDALAHNSSQIAIQVVTMLLLAFLFSVLCAVFTAVYGALPLWHVLADRNRVGGPWYRLFLLFASGASNGISSVLGVYAMTHTPEFIQAVLLCCIPFSAQAWTVIFIPIERKRDYLSMFFIASFLLFVAGVLLSSLSAFLHPNEQGEKASWAWALLYLASSVLFGLWCVVQRLYLDAVALKVPLEAAGAASYAKLRESNRNPQREELSASVTPATDAVPECTPKAGAACAEEGPRLFDMEDDDELPLSPSAELLAKRQWGSQNVDDNAAKIVLLVVGMLFQLLVSFVVFPVDAIPWFGTSDSVLHAWEGFRNSMDFIFASWLHVRHGLLLTLGFAMSFIGCTYLNEHSPTLASVVLQLAGPITSLTIIIIPQWNVYQDSSSVGHKVGGVILLLVAALLYHLWEQQSLRVLLAKAEEAKRRHDYAAASGNRATEQRVIDADNRATDEPVADNCA; this is encoded by the coding sequence atgcgcgacgccgtggcgtCCTTCTTCCAGCGGGGCTGGAAGGCCACCAAGGAAGAGCTGCTGAACACCGTCGACAACATCCGCAGCACCAAGCTCAACAtcgccttcttcttcgctgTGCTCTGCGTTTTGTTTGTTATCGTAGGCAACGTGATTCTGCTGATCGCCATCAACTTCTGGATCGTGCAGTTCCCCACCGATGCCCTGGCGCACAACTCCAGCCAGATCGCGATCCAGGTGGTCACCATGCTCCTGCTTGCCTTTCTGTTCTCTGTGCTGTGTGCCGTCTTCACCGCCGTCtacggcgcgctgccgctgtggcacGTGCTGGCGGATCGCAACCGTGTCGGCGGGCCGTGGTACCGCCTCTTCCTGCTCTTCGCCTCTGGTGCGTCGaacggcatcagcagcgttCTGGGCGTGTACGCCATGACGCACACCCCCGAATTCATTCAGgcagtgctgctgtgctgcatTCCGTTCAGCGCGCAGGCCTGGACCGTGATCTTCATCCCTATTGAGCGCAAGCGCGACTACCTCTCCATGTTCTTCATCGCGTCCTTCCTGCTGTTCGTGGcgggcgtgctgctgtcgagTCTGTCAGCCTTCCTGCACCCCAACGAGCAGGGCGAGAAGGCGTCGTGGGCGTGGGCGCTCCTCTACCTGGCGAGCTCCGTCCTCTTTGGGCTGTGGtgcgtggtgcagcggctgtACCTGGACGCCGTAGCGCTGAAGgtgccgctggaggcggcgggcgcaGCAAGTTACGCGAAGCTGAGGGAGAGCAACCGCAACCCGCAGCGTGAGGAGCTGAGCGCCAGCGTGACACCGGCCACGGACGCGGTGCCTGAGTGCACGCCGAAGGCGggtgccgcctgcgccgaGGAGGGCCCGCGCTTGTTCGACatggaggacgacgacgagctgccgctgtcgccgtccgcggagctgctggcgaagcGGCAGTGGGGCAGCCAGAACGTCGACGACAACGCCGCCAAGATAGTGCTTCTCGTCGTGGGTATGCTGTTCCAGCTGCTAGTCTCCTTCGTGGTATTCCCGGTGGACGCGATTCCGTGGTTTGGCACCTCCGACTCGGTGCTGCACGCATGGGAGGGCTTCCGTAACTCCATGGATTTCATCTTTGCCTCTTGGCTTCATGTGCGCCATGGGCTCCTTCTCACCCTCGGCTTCGCGATGAGCTTCATCGGGTGCACGTACCTGAACGAGCACAGCCCGACGCTGGCATCGGTGGTGTTGCAGCTCGCGGGCCCAATCACGTCGCTgaccatcatcatcatcccGCAGTGGAACGTGTACcaggacagcagcagcgtgggTCACAAGGTCGGCGGCGTGATTCTTCTCCTtgtcgcagcgctgctgtacCACCTGTGGGAGCAGCAgtctctgcgcgtgctgctggcgaaggcggaggaggcgaagcgccGGCACGATTACGCCGCGGCTAGTGGCAACAGGGCCACGGAGCAGCGCGTGATCGACGCGGATAACCGCGCCACGGATGAGCCCGTCGCGGACAACTGTGCGTGA
- a CDS encoding putative pre-mRNA splicing factor → MDAVPADHGIKRPREANSPGHTPPFVSANDVAASLQEQAQRFISQLEMGEVLEHDRDTTEAVMTGTDESAQWAYGSEYYLRHDGEDDKEHPSRSHTAGSTAAAAAAQESASDAQADKARKVVVSLTVAPPSFFTSGNDFETSVLSRRSAAAANKDDDDDGGDLDRRGGFVASRFLHEALRTSDVDIIVPVVSHSCSLAVSASKGSQTLAELKRLMDRERTNRDVMDTSKSSLTQLLQKDTYGRMVNGEEKGVAGVGSGSAPGHAHSGSVSSFTDDRRNDNGEEEEAKYLMRQLRLEQERLADMARLRGASDASSTAPPPAAGGANSQWGSSQESRRQRKDEQLARIEGRKAQMETLADDADEVERRDAMRRQRESLPIHHCKDELLRYIGESAVTVVVGETGSGKTTQLVQYLYQRGYARHGKIIGCTQPRRLAAIGVARRVSDEMGCALGTTVGYSIHLDDTTTADTRVKFMTDGVLLRETVNDPSLDKYSVVMLDEAHERSVDTDVLMGVLKLALRRRGDLKLIVTSATMDVRKFSAFFGNAPCYEIPGQTFPVKIHYSPTPVADYVAEAVFRVCQLHLQMPLEAKHDILVFMTGREDVYGTCELIRRRLAELSPQHLSTLLIMSCLSEAASAWSTEIGVLDATPAGLRKVVVATNVAETSLTIDGVRYVVDCGFMKTNVYRPSIGMNTLQRYPTSQAQANQRKGRAGRTTEGTCYRLYTEEQYAEEMLPNSVPEIQRSSVDSVVLLLKSIGVHRLCDFDFMDAPPAANVRSSMFHLWVLGFLDDAGAITEQGQQALEFPMSPVLAKLLLESAKMGCALEMARIVAMISADPKNLFELPKGREKVAQQHHSRFYSNDSDHLTLLHVFTQYLDHGRSRQWAQDHFLHSPTLARANDVFAQLIEKLRKVHLPIQSCGHAETDKVRHCLAKAFALQAARRSDRRWTEYRPLLNAGVACEVHPASAVHARSEMPPYIIYNDLLLTHKEYLVMVTAVEPEWLVESSRGIYEMRHGVTSSSTTTAPSSFAVAVTTTPTPFTASRASRASMSSSPTAPSASGSSTKVCAETKAPTKKPAFGMLSSKRRPNI, encoded by the coding sequence ATGGACGCAGTGCCAGCTGATCATGGCATCAAGCGGCCCCGTGAAGCGAATTCACCGGGTCACACGCCACCCTTTGTGTCCGCGAACGACGTGGCCGCGTCCCTTCAGGAACAGGCGCAGCGCTTCATCTCGCAGCTCGAAATGGGCGAAGTTCTCGAGCACGACCGCGACACGACCGAGGCGGTCATGACAGGCACCGATGAGTCCGCGCAGTGGGCGTACGGCAGTGAGTACTACCTTCGCCACGATGGAGAAGATGACAAGGAGCACCCATCGCGCTCTCACACCgcgggcagcaccgccgccgctgcggcggcacaagAGAGCGCCAGCGACGCTCAAGCGGACAAGGCCCGCAAGGTCGTCGTCAGCCTAACTGTGGCGCCTCCGTCCTTCTTCACGTCTGGGAACGATTTCGAAACGAGCGTGCTGTCGCGCaggtcggcagcagcagcaaataaggatgacgatgacgacggcggagaCCTCGACAGACGCGGCGGATTCGTCGCCTCCCGCTTCCTGCACGAGGCTTTGCGGACGTCTGACGTCGACATCATCGTACCGGTTGTCAGCCACTCGTGCAGCCTCGCCGTGAGCGCCTCGAAGGGTAGCCAGACCCTCGCGGAACTCAAGCGGCTGATGGATCGCGAACGCACGAACCGCGACGTCATGGACACGTCCAAGTCGAGTCTTACACAGCTCTTGCAAAAAGATACGTACGGGCGTATGGTGAATggcgaagaaaagggagtggcgggggtggggagtgGTTCTGCCCCCGGCcacgcgcacagcggcagcgtctcctccttCACCGACGACCGCCGCAACGATAatggcgaggaggaagaggccaAGTACCTCATGCGTCAGCTGCGCttggagcaggagcggctcGCTGATATGGCACGGCTTCGTGGCGCGTCGGATGCCTCCAGCActgccccaccccctgcgGCTGGAGGGGCAAACTCGCAGTGGGGCAGCAGCCAGGAgagccgccggcagcgcaagGACGAGCAACTCGCCCGCATCGAGGGGCGCAAGGCGCAGATGGAGACACTCGCTGATGACGCGGATGAGGTGGAGCGCCGAGATGCcatgcgccgccagcgcgagTCGCTGCCCATCCACCACTGCAAAGATGAGCTCCTACGCTACATTGGCGAGAGTGCCGTCACCGTGGTTGTGGGCGAaaccggcagcggcaaaaCGACCCAGCTCGTCCAGTACCTGTATCAGCGCGGCTACGCGCGGCACGGCAAGATAATCGGGtgcacgcagccgcggcggttAGCCGCCATCGGGGTGGCTCGCCGTGTCAGCGACGAAATGGGCTGCGCGCTCGGCACCACGGTCGGCTATTCGATCCACCTCGACGACACGACCACGGCCGACACGCGCGTGAAATTTATGACggacggcgtgctgctccGCGAGACCGTCAACGACCCGTCACTGGACAAGTACAGCGTCGTGATGCTGGACGAGGCCCATGAAAGGTCAGTGGACACGGACGTGCTGATGGGCGTGCTGAAGCTCGCCCTACGGCGCCGTGGAGACCTGAAGCTTATCGTCACCTCTGCCACGATGGACGTCCGCAAGTTCTCTGCCTTCTTCGGCAACGCGCCGTGCTACGAGATTCCGGGGCAGACCTTTCCGGTGAAGATCCACTACAGTCCGACGCCGGTGGCCGACTACGTCGCCGAGGCCGTGTTTCGTGTGTGCCAGTTGCACCTGCAGATGCCGCTGGAGGCCAAGCACGATATCCTTGTCTTCATGACAGGGCGGGAGGACGTCTATGGAACGTGCGAGCTGATTCGTCGTCGGCTAGCGGAGCTCAGCCCACAGCATCTCAGCACACTCCTCATCATGTCGTGTCTCTCAGAGGCGGCCTCGGCGTGGTCCACGGAGATCGGGGTGCTTGATGCCACGCCAGCGGGCCTGCGCAAGGTTGTGGTCGCCACCAACGTCGCCGAGACGTCGCTGACGATCGATGGCGTGCGCTACGTCGTGGACTGTGGCTTCATGAAGACGAACGTGTATCGGCCGTCGATTGGCATGaacacgctgcagcggtaCCCCACCTCTCAGGCGCAGGCGAACCAGCGCAAAggccgcgccggccgcaCCACCGAAGGGACGTGCTACCGCCTCTATACAGAGGAGCAGTACGCCGAGGAAATGCTACCGAACAGCGTTCCAGAGAttcagcgcagcagcgtggacagcgtggtgctgctgctaaAAAGCATCGGCGTTCACCGTCTTTGCGACTTCGACTTCATGGAcgctccgccggcagctAACGTGCGGAGCAGCATGTTTCACTTGTGGGTGCTCGGCTTCCTtgacgacgccggcgccatcACAGAGCAAgggcagcaggcgctggagTTCCCGATGTCCCCTGTGCTGGCGAAGCTCCTGTTGGAAAGCGCGAAGATGGGGTGCGCGCTGGAGATGGCCCGCATCGTCGCCATGATTTCTGCCGACCCAAAGAACCTCTTTGAGCTCCCCAAGGGCCGCGAgaaggtggcgcagcagcaccataGCCGCTTTTACTCAAACGACTCGGACCAcctgacgctgctgcacgtctTTACGCAGTACCTGGACCATGGTCGGTCGCGGCAGTGGGCGCAGGACCACTTCCTGCACTCCCCCACTCTCGCCAGGGCCAACGACGTGTTTGCGCAGCTGATTGAGAAGCTGCGCAAGGTGCATCTGCCCATCCAATCCTGCGGCCACGCGGAAACGGACAAGGTTCGCCACTGCCTCGCCAAAGCCTTTGCCCTGCAGGCAGCGCGACGATCAGATCGGCGGTGGACGGAATATCGGCCGCTGCTGAACGCTGGCGTGGCGTGCGAGGTGCACCCGGCCTCCGCAGTTCACGCGCGGAGCGAGATGCCGCCCTACATCATCTACAATGATCTGCTGCTCACACACAAGGAGTACTTGGTgatggtgacggcggtggagcCAGAGTGGCTGGTGGAGAGCTCACGGGGCATCTACGAAATGCGTCATGGGGTGACGTCGTCATCGACAACGACGGCGCCCTCGTCGTttgcggtggcggtgacaaCGACTCCGACGCCCTTCACAGCCTCCCGAGCATCCCGTGCATCGATGTCTTcgtcgccgacagcgccCAGTGCCAGCGGGAGCAGCACGAAAGTCTGTGCGGAAACCAAGGCTCCGACGAAGAAGCCCGCGTTCGGGATGCTGTCCTCCAAGCGCCGGCCAAACATCTAA
- a CDS encoding putative formin, with amino-acid sequence MNIFRGIQHYFSGGGGDLKQLLDTRVYVWNIPAGSTTLTDRNLRVGRSTTRSIESTCSYLDNAETNRYIVFNFSPLMMELVEGCRCGQVLDFSKQSVENYGLLMEVCFTIRKWVYAGDTGGRSPVAPSAPSPIGGAVSSSRHTHTHCAVLAFLEESPAVAHPNYAAMIGSCYLIFSGFPTYTGSGTLDFVERELGIPRSVYHAPSQESYINYFQLLFEIPVLPNPKRLTLTRVSLHNLSSLSKSKLGLQLDSADGKAPRLFSDPKAWRRGDPSTLEVYLDLNESVLGDFVLNVFLYDVQPIHSDSGGVMAGSSPSVGSSGLVGGVLPSSMDGFQALSAASHEKALVGLGGAASLPTTRFITGTSKEKKLVQKGRLLRLAFSTIFIHQATHRVRVRDMDYAAANALPDDFYAQLHFSECAPADADEDYVRQITQRVEQSPQRQIMLSRPDPRDLLASAGAGGGYRSSSRYAAVEECRGGVYYRSDGTRCGGGASMDPRVRQERSLPLTGATMLYLPTPLHMESEDERLFDNEDDVAESEPTLVRVEPRQGTAARPRQPTPERMYGGGYPVTSTPAADMQEASPAPSSYAAAPPPHPPPSLPPPPPPPAKGIPLTHLDPSMITAGNSPPPRAPPPPGGLPPPTPPSKLPPPRPPPAPPAGLPPTAPSAGVPPPPPPPGPLNSNAPPPPPPPPGLPGSAAAAAKPKPQYTGPRLKTFFWKKIPKPSGIWAASDTDDVHRAVIDDSFMLELFKVKAVAQPSAAEAAAKKSEQERRSRLCSNVFTGQRLQNMGIALKRVQVPVEVLCKALITCDSAVLPPERRETLTAALPTTEDVTALTAEKQAGRAVWTDVETYLYTAATTVKDVRERLQLWTAAEELEDTVQSISSLLSSVDAAVCAITRRNGRFARMMRIILAFGNYLNRGTPHADAEGFRLESLSQLNFVKSSDGKTTVLMALVVSLMDSGRGRSERRGGGGGATGAPGADSDADDVRDVLRFVEDVSCVRAVASSPLQDMGQQVSQLNFTLQRMRRVVEEAKDTKAWYEKRLPSVKAEELLDALPGLLTEAVDRYLATVGQIALRYQQLRDDVSAMMATYGEDPNADETVIWGYVLQFSKDVQRCVDTVTAAHLTKRRLMGMPEATEQTQSGVKADAAVPPSPSGGVPSPEPQGGVRQTRLPKLVDDDDSDD; translated from the coding sequence ATGAACATCTTTCGCGGTATTCAGCACTACttctccggcggcggcggggatctgaagcagctgctggacaCACGCGTCTACGTGTGGAACATCCCTGCCGGTAGCACGACGCTGACAGATCGGAACCTGCGCGTAGGTCGCTCGACGACGCGCTCCATCGAGTCCACCTGCAGCTACCTCGATAATGCGGAGACGAATCGCTACATTGTCTTCAACTTCTCGCCGCTCATGATGGAGCTGGTGGAGGGGTGCCGTTGCGGGCAGGTGCTGGACTTCTCGAAGCAGTCCGTGGAAAACTACGGCCTGCTCATGGAGGTGTGCTTCACAATTCGCAAGTGGGTGTACGCTGGCGACACAGGCGGCAGGTCACCCGTggcgccgtccgcgccgtcgccgatcGGTGGTGCAGTGTCGTCGagccggcacacgcacacgcactgtGCTGTCCTGGCCTTCCTCGAGGAGTCGCCAGCAGTGGCACATCCGAATTACGCGGCGATGATTGGGTCGTGCTACCTCATCTTCTCCGGCTTCCCCACGTACACAGGTAGCGGCACGCTCGACTTTGTGGAGAGAGAGCTCGGCATCCCCCGCAGCGTCTACCATGCGCCGTCACAGGAGAGCTACATCAACTACTTCCAGCTGCTCTTCGAGATCCCGGTGCTGCCCAACCCGAAGCGGCTCACTCTGACACGCGTCTCGTTGCACAACTTGAGCTCGCTATCGAAGAGCAAGCTTGGCCTGCAGCTGGACAGCGCAGACGGCAAGGCACCGCGGCTCTTCAGCGACCCGAAAGCCTGGCGTCGTGGCGACCCCTCCACGCTAGAGGTGTACCTGGACCTGAACGAGAGCGTGCTCGGTGACTTTGTTCTCAACGTGTTCCTGTACGATGTACAGCCAATtcacagcgacagcggcggcgtgatGGCGGGGTCTTCCCCCTCCGTAGGTAGCAGCGGCCTCGTCGGTGGCGTCCTGCCGTCGTCAATGGACGGCTTTCAGGCTCTGTCAGCGGCGTCACACGAGAAGGCCCTTGTTGGCCTAGGAGGtgccgcatcgctgccgaCAACACGGTTTATCACGGGTACCTCGAAGGAGAAGAAGCTCGTGCAGAAggggcggctgctgcgcctcgcctTCAGCACTATCTTCATCCACCAGGCGACGCATCGCGTACGCGTACGGGACATGGACTACGCGGCTGCGAACGCATTGCCAGACGACTTCTATGCACAGCTGCACTTCAGCGAGTGCGCTCCAGCCGACGCGGACGAGGACTACGTGAGGCAGATTACCCAACGCGTAGAgcagtcgccgcagcgccagatCATGCTCTCCCGGCCCGACCCCCGCGACCTCCTCGCATccgctggcgccggtggtggctACCGATCCTCTAGCCGGTACGCCGCTGTTGAGGAGTGCCGAGGAGGCGTGTACTACCGCAGTGACGGGACCaggtgtggcggcggtgcgagcATGGACCCGCGCGTCCGCCAAGAgcggtcgctgccgctgaccgGAGCCACCATGCTGtacctccccacccccttgcACATGGAGAGCGAAGATGAGCGGCTCTTTGACAATGAGGACGACGTCGCGGAGTCTGAGCCGACGCTGGTCCGGGTGGAGCCGCGGCAAGGCACCGCCGCTCGGCCTCGCCAGCCCACACCAGAGCGCATGTACGGCGGTGGGTACCCAGTTACATCTACCCCGGCTGCGGACATGCAGGAAGCATCGCCGGCACCTTCCTCAtatgcggcagcgccaccaccacacccgccgccgtcgcttccgcccccaccgccaccaccggcgaaAGGCATTCCGTTGACGCATCTGGACCCCTCCATGATCACCGCAGGAAactcgccaccaccgcgcgcgccaccgccgccggggGGGTTGCCCCCACCGACGCCACCCTCCAAACTCCCCCCtccgaggccgccgccggcgccccCCGCTGGTCTCCCCCCCACCGCGCCCTCGGCTGGggtgccgccaccaccgccaccgccaggaCCACTGAACAGCAatgcaccgccacccccgcctccgccgcccggCCTCCCGGgcagtgcagcggctgctgcgaagcCGAAGCCACAGTACACCGGGCCGCGACTCAAGACGTTCTTCTGGAAGAAGATTCCCAAGCCGAGCGGCATCTGGGCTGCGTCGGACACCGACGACGTGCACCGCGCTGTGATCGACGATTCCTTCATGCTCGAACTCTTCAAGGTGAAGGCCGTCGCGCAGCCGAGCGcggccgaggcagcggcgaagaagtcggagcaggagcggcgcagccggTTGTGCAGCAACGTGTTCACGGGCCAACGGTTGCAGAACATGGGCATCGCCCTCAAGCGCGTACAGGTGCCGGTAGAAGTCCTGTGTAAAGCCCTCATCAcgtgcgacagcgccgtTCTGCCGCCAGAGCGGCGGgagacgctgacggcggcgctgcccaccaccGAGGACGTGACGGCGCTCACGGCTGAGAAGCAGGCGGGACGGGCGGTTTGGACGGACGTGGAGACGTACCTCTACACAGCCGCGACGACTGTGAAGGATGTGCgagagcggctgcagctctggACGGCTGCCGAGGAGCTCGAGGACACCGTCCAGTCCATCTCGAGCCTGCTAAGCTCCGTCGACGCGGCCGTGTGCGCCATCACGCGTCGCAACGGCCGCTTTGCCCGCATGATGCGCATAATCCTGGCGTTTGGAAACTACCTGAACCGTGGCACCCCACACGCCGACGCCGAAGGGTTCCGCCTGGAGAGCCTCAGCCAGCTCAACTTCGTGAAGAGCTCAGACGGGAAGACGACAGTGCTGATGGCGCTTGTCGTGTCCCTCATGGACAGCGGCCGGGGTAGGAGcgagcgacgaggaggaggaggaggcgccacGGGCGCACCCGGCGCCGACAGTGATGCTGATGACGTTCGCGACGTTCTGCGCTTTGTGGAGGATGTCAGCTGTGTTCGCGCCGTGGCGAGCAGCCCGCTGCAGGACATGGGGCAACAGGTGTCGCAGCTGAACttcacgctgcagcgcatgcggcgtgtcgtggaggaggccaagGACACGAAAGCCTGGTATGAAAAGCGACTCCCATCCGTGAAGGCAGAGGAGTTGCTGGATGCCTTGCCGGGGCTGCTCACAGAAGCCGTGGACCGCTACTTGGCCACGGTGGGGCAGATCGCCTTGCGAtaccagcagctgcgcgatgaCGTGTCGGCCATGATGGCCACCTACGGCGAGGACCCCAACGCAGACGAGACCGTCATTTGGGGCTACGTGCTACAGTTCAGCAAGGACGTGCAGCGGTGTGTAGACACGGTGACAGCAGCCCACCTGACGAAGCGACGACTCATGGGTATGCCGGAAGCGACGGAGCAGACGCAGAGCGGGGTCAAAGCAGACGCCGCTGTGCCACCATCCCCCAGCGGCGGCGTACCGTCGCCAGAGCCGCAAGGCGGGGTGCGGCAAACGCGGCTGCCGAAGCTcgtcgatgacgacgacagcgatgacTAG